The Bacteroides acidifaciens genome includes a region encoding these proteins:
- a CDS encoding glycosyltransferase family 2 protein: MVIISVIVPIYKVEKYLRRCVDSILSQTYKDLEVILVDDGSPDRCGEICDEYKKCDSRVRVVHKQNGGLSDARNAGLQIATGEYVAFVDSDDWVAKDYLEKLYLALINTGSDICECEIIRTTGNVEFCECENTTICYHTQEALGLLIQDKVFHQYVWNKLYKRNCISDIYFEKGRTNEDEFWTYQVFGRAKHITKLGIALYFYFQRKSSIMGVGYNIKRLDALEAKQQRQLYIQLNFPVLSFIAKKNLFASCIYNGQMTLKFLFGDERKRAKENIYKVVASNKLSNKEIKLLSSNERLWFILSNWNFWLICKIRNWLGRGF, from the coding sequence ATGGTAATAATTAGCGTTATTGTGCCTATATATAAGGTAGAAAAGTATTTGCGACGATGTGTAGATTCGATATTGTCTCAGACTTATAAGGATTTAGAGGTGATTTTGGTGGATGATGGATCGCCAGATCGATGTGGGGAAATTTGTGATGAATATAAGAAGTGCGATAGTCGTGTTCGAGTGGTACACAAACAGAATGGGGGGCTTTCTGATGCAAGAAATGCTGGATTGCAAATTGCGACAGGGGAATATGTTGCCTTTGTGGATAGTGACGATTGGGTGGCAAAAGATTATTTGGAAAAATTGTATCTTGCATTGATAAATACCGGAAGCGATATTTGCGAATGTGAGATTATTCGAACAACTGGAAATGTTGAATTTTGCGAATGCGAAAATACGACTATATGTTATCATACACAAGAAGCACTGGGATTATTGATTCAAGATAAGGTGTTTCATCAATATGTATGGAATAAACTTTATAAACGAAATTGCATATCTGATATTTATTTTGAAAAAGGGAGAACCAATGAAGATGAGTTTTGGACTTATCAAGTATTTGGGCGGGCAAAACATATTACAAAACTTGGGATTGCTTTGTACTTCTATTTCCAAAGAAAAAGTAGTATTATGGGAGTAGGATATAATATTAAACGGTTGGATGCATTGGAGGCGAAACAACAGAGACAACTTTACATCCAACTGAATTTTCCAGTTTTATCTTTCATAGCAAAAAAAAATCTATTTGCTTCTTGTATATATAATGGACAAATGACTTTGAAATTTTTATTTGGTGATGAAAGGAAAAGGGCGAAAGAAAATATTTATAAAGTAGTAGCATCTAACAAACTGTCAAATAAAGAAATCAAGTTGTTGTCTAGCAATGAAAGGTTGTGGTTTATTTTAAGTAATTGGAACTTTTGGCTGATCTGCAAGATAAGGAATTGGTTGGGAAGAGGGTTTTAA
- a CDS encoding glycosyltransferase family 2 protein produces MSKQVTFSIIIPVYNAEGYLKKAIESIIGQSYESWQLVLVDDGSSDNSGALCDLYSTQDARIQTIHQENRGVAAARNVGIHYATGEYLLFCDSDDFYERDALSLLKCQIETVSGGVDVICYGLYSGTGHSWWPVGHPQYIVLDENYIEKEIFPEMLNLCPKSNKDILPFLWNKLYKREIIEKYGIRLNEKYRKWEDKDFLMRYMSKARNIMFIHTPLYHYVNAEKERLSTKYIAETMLIVPQIYRAMEDCFGEKFELSSFYSNRYYFDIICRLIFEAIEQEGEACRNVVDQALNDSVIVGWIKGITPKNVYEKRIQNGGVM; encoded by the coding sequence ATGAGTAAACAAGTGACTTTTTCTATTATTATACCTGTGTATAATGCCGAAGGGTATTTGAAGAAAGCGATAGAAAGTATTATAGGACAAAGTTATGAGTCATGGCAATTGGTACTGGTTGATGATGGGTCTTCGGATAATTCAGGAGCGTTGTGTGATCTTTATAGTACTCAGGATGCTCGTATTCAAACTATTCATCAAGAAAACAGAGGGGTAGCCGCTGCTAGAAATGTTGGCATTCATTATGCAACTGGAGAATATCTTCTATTTTGTGATTCAGACGATTTTTATGAGAGAGATGCCTTGTCTCTGCTAAAGTGTCAAATTGAAACAGTTTCAGGAGGAGTAGATGTTATTTGTTATGGTTTGTATAGTGGAACAGGACATTCTTGGTGGCCGGTTGGACATCCACAATATATAGTATTGGACGAAAACTATATAGAAAAAGAAATTTTCCCGGAAATGTTGAATTTGTGTCCTAAAAGTAATAAAGACATTTTGCCGTTTTTGTGGAATAAACTTTATAAACGGGAGATAATAGAAAAGTATGGTATTCGTCTTAATGAGAAATATAGAAAATGGGAAGATAAAGATTTTTTAATGCGATATATGAGCAAGGCAAGAAATATTATGTTTATACATACTCCATTATATCATTATGTGAATGCAGAGAAAGAACGTTTATCGACTAAATATATAGCTGAAACTATGTTGATAGTTCCTCAAATATATAGGGCAATGGAAGATTGCTTTGGTGAGAAATTTGAATTGAGCTCATTTTATTCCAATCGGTATTATTTTGATATAATCTGTCGGTTGATTTTTGAAGCAATAGAGCAAGAGGGGGAGGCTTGCCGGAATGTGGTTGACCAGGCATTAAATGATTCGGTAATAGTAGGGTGGATTAAGGGTATTACACCAAAGAATGTTTATGAAAAAAGAATACAAAATGGGGGGGTAATGTAA
- a CDS encoding MraY family glycosyltransferase, translating to MVVYLLIAVLLLVLELAYFKVADKCNIIDKPNLRSSHSSIVLRGGGIIFLFGAWLYAAFYGFTCPWFLLGLTMLGGISFADDIHSVPNKFRLIVHFAAMTLMFYQWGILLPEYWWVVIIALIVCTGIINAYNFMDGINGITGGYSLAVLIPLLLLNMEDEYTDNNFIIVTLLSVLVFCLFNFRTKAKCFAGDVGSVSIAFILLYFLGSYILQSGNYWAIVLLMVYGVDSVLTICHRIMLHENIGKPHRKHAYQLMANELHIKHVTVSTIYMALQLVISLGAIYLPVNKYLYLVVVLALLCVAYILFKKKYYHLHEEYLRAKANERNDGN from the coding sequence ATGGTCGTATATCTGTTGATAGCAGTATTATTGCTTGTTCTTGAATTGGCATATTTCAAGGTTGCCGATAAGTGTAACATTATAGATAAACCTAATTTACGTTCGTCGCACAGTTCTATAGTGCTGCGTGGCGGTGGTATTATTTTCTTGTTTGGCGCCTGGCTTTATGCCGCCTTTTATGGTTTCACATGTCCGTGGTTCCTGTTGGGGCTCACCATGTTGGGTGGCATCAGCTTTGCCGATGATATTCATTCGGTACCCAATAAATTTCGACTGATTGTACATTTCGCTGCTATGACACTCATGTTTTATCAGTGGGGAATTTTACTGCCTGAGTATTGGTGGGTGGTTATCATTGCACTTATAGTATGCACCGGCATTATCAATGCGTATAACTTCATGGACGGTATAAATGGTATCACCGGTGGTTATTCATTGGCGGTATTGATTCCCTTGTTGCTCTTGAATATGGAGGACGAATACACCGATAATAATTTCATTATTGTGACTTTGTTGAGTGTATTGGTGTTCTGCCTGTTCAACTTCCGTACCAAGGCAAAATGCTTTGCCGGTGATGTAGGTAGTGTCTCCATCGCATTTATTTTGCTCTATTTCCTGGGCTCTTATATTTTGCAGAGTGGAAACTATTGGGCTATAGTGCTGTTGATGGTATATGGTGTGGACAGTGTGCTTACTATCTGTCACCGCATCATGCTGCACGAGAATATTGGTAAACCCCATCGCAAACATGCTTATCAACTGATGGCTAATGAGCTGCATATTAAGCATGTGACAGTGTCCACCATTTATATGGCTTTGCAGTTGGTAATTTCTTTGGGTGCCATCTATCTGCCGGTGAACAAGTATCTGTATCTTGTGGTGGTATTGGCATTGCTTTGTGTAGCCTATATATTGTTCAAAAAGAAGTATTATCATTTGCACGAAGAGTATCTTCGTGCTAAAGCTAACGAAAGGAATGATGGAAATTAA
- a CDS encoding WbuC family cupin fold metalloprotein — translation MEINDQLLDELLSQAETNERRRVNLDLRNGDGDTSQRMLNALQPGTHVPIHRHTTTSETVILLRGHVTELFYNEKGVECGRYDLNPAKGVYGVQVPVGMWHTLVVHEPSVIIEMKDGAYVPITMDDIWQYE, via the coding sequence ATGGAAATTAATGACCAATTACTTGATGAGTTGTTGTCTCAGGCTGAGACTAATGAGAGACGTCGTGTCAATCTTGATTTGCGTAATGGCGATGGAGACACTTCCCAACGTATGCTCAATGCCTTGCAACCGGGAACGCATGTTCCCATTCATCGTCACACAACGACTAGTGAAACTGTAATTCTGCTTAGAGGGCATGTCACCGAACTTTTCTATAATGAAAAAGGGGTTGAATGCGGTCGTTATGATTTGAATCCCGCGAAAGGTGTTTATGGTGTTCAAGTCCCCGTTGGAATGTGGCATACTCTTGTTGTGCATGAACCTTCTGTTATCATAGAAATGAAAGATGGTGCCTATGTGCCCATTACCATGGATGATATTTGGCAATACGAATAA
- a CDS encoding PepSY-like domain-containing protein — MKKILSLLVLAIVAVQFSFATDVITKDMNQLPLPARNFINRHFTKPEVAQIKIDKDLMEATKYEVLLTDGTEIDFDSKGNWEEVSAKKGQSVPASVIPGFAVDYLKVHNFVSEGVTKVERDRKGYEVELTTGVSFKFDKKGKFLKADD, encoded by the coding sequence ATGAAGAAAATTCTATCTTTGCTTGTGTTGGCTATTGTAGCCGTACAGTTCTCGTTTGCAACTGATGTGATAACAAAAGACATGAATCAATTGCCCCTTCCAGCGCGTAATTTTATCAATCGTCATTTTACGAAGCCTGAGGTGGCTCAGATTAAGATTGATAAGGATTTGATGGAAGCTACCAAGTACGAAGTGCTGTTGACGGACGGCACGGAGATTGACTTTGATAGCAAGGGAAACTGGGAAGAGGTAAGCGCAAAGAAAGGGCAGTCTGTCCCTGCAAGTGTAATACCCGGATTTGCTGTCGATTATCTGAAAGTGCACAATTTTGTAAGCGAGGGCGTGACGAAAGTAGAACGTGACCGTAAAGGGTATGAGGTGGAGCTGACTACCGGAGTCTCTTTCAAATTTGATAAGAAAGGAAAGTTTCTGAAAGCGGATGATTGA
- a CDS encoding ATP-binding protein, whose product MEDLQRLYPIGIQTFSEIREENYLYIDKTEYVYRMTHFSSKYIFLSRPRRFGKSLLTSTLHSYFSGRKELFHGLAIEKLEKEWTEYPVLHFDMSTAKHVDKEQLLQELNLKLANYESFYGKDEEEVNPNQRLMGLIKRAYKQTGKKVVVLIDEYDAPLLDVMHERENLSVLRNIMRNFYSPLKACDPYLRYVFLTGITKFSQLSIFSELNNIKNVSMDEPYAAICGIMQDEMLTQMKDDIEQLARKMDVGFEEVVVKLKENYDGYHFTYPSPDVYNPFSLLNAFADGKFNSYWFGSGTPTYLLKMLDKFNVEPSEIGRKQAKASAFDAPTETMTAITPLLYQSGYITIKDYDKELDIYTLDIPNKEVRLGLMESLLPHYVANNAEEANTMVAYLSRDIRNGDMDAALHRLQTFLSTIPQCDNTKYEGHYQQMFYVIFSLLNFYVDVEVRIPRGRVDMVLRTKTTLYVMELKLDKNADMAMGQIDLKNYPERFVLCGLPVVKVAVNFDSERCTIGEWRIERE is encoded by the coding sequence ATGGAAGATTTGCAAAGATTATATCCCATCGGGATACAGACATTTTCAGAAATACGGGAAGAAAATTATCTTTATATTGATAAGACGGAGTATGTTTACCGGATGACACACTTCTCTTCTAAATATATCTTCTTGAGTCGTCCGCGACGTTTCGGTAAGTCACTGTTGACTTCTACATTGCATAGCTATTTTTCCGGTCGTAAAGAACTTTTCCATGGGCTGGCTATAGAGAAATTGGAGAAAGAATGGACGGAATATCCGGTATTGCATTTTGATATGAGTACGGCCAAGCATGTAGATAAGGAGCAACTGCTGCAAGAATTAAATCTGAAACTTGCTAATTATGAGTCCTTCTATGGAAAGGATGAGGAGGAAGTTAATCCTAATCAACGTCTGATGGGGTTAATCAAGCGTGCTTACAAACAGACTGGCAAAAAAGTAGTTGTCCTTATTGACGAATACGATGCTCCTTTGCTTGATGTGATGCATGAACGAGAGAATCTCAGTGTGTTGCGTAATATAATGCGCAATTTTTATAGTCCTTTGAAGGCTTGCGACCCCTATCTTCGCTATGTATTCCTGACTGGTATTACTAAATTCTCCCAGCTTAGCATCTTTAGCGAATTGAATAACATTAAGAATGTCAGTATGGATGAGCCTTATGCCGCTATTTGTGGCATTATGCAAGATGAGATGCTTACCCAAATGAAAGATGATATAGAGCAGTTGGCGAGAAAAATGGATGTCGGGTTTGAAGAAGTAGTTGTGAAGTTGAAAGAAAACTACGACGGATATCATTTCACCTATCCATCTCCTGATGTCTATAATCCATTTAGTTTGCTTAATGCTTTTGCAGATGGAAAATTTAATTCTTACTGGTTTGGAAGCGGCACACCTACCTATCTGTTAAAGATGTTGGATAAGTTTAACGTGGAACCTTCTGAAATAGGACGTAAGCAGGCAAAAGCTTCTGCTTTCGATGCTCCTACCGAAACGATGACTGCTATTACTCCATTGTTGTATCAGAGTGGTTATATCACTATTAAAGATTATGATAAGGAATTGGATATCTATACGCTTGATATTCCCAATAAAGAAGTGCGGTTAGGATTGATGGAGAGCCTTCTTCCTCATTATGTTGCCAATAATGCAGAGGAAGCCAATACTATGGTGGCTTATCTTTCGCGTGATATCCGGAATGGTGATATGGATGCCGCATTGCATCGTTTGCAGACATTCTTGTCTACTATTCCCCAATGTGACAATACGAAGTATGAAGGTCATTATCAGCAAATGTTTTATGTTATATTCAGTTTGTTGAATTTCTATGTAGACGTGGAAGTCCGTATTCCCCGGGGACGGGTGGATATGGTGCTGCGCACAAAGACTACATTGTATGTGATGGAACTGAAACTGGATAAGAATGCGGATATGGCGATGGGACAGATTGATTTGAAGAATTATCCGGAACGTTTTGTTTTGTGTGGACTGCCTGTCGTGAAGGTGGCTGTCAATTTTGATAGTGAACGTTGTACAATAGGGGAGTGGAGGATAGAAAGAGAATAA
- a CDS encoding Crp/Fnr family transcriptional regulator: MKNIVSKIRQIYPVSDEALQALQENMQLRYYPKNTYIVQSGVTDRLVYFIEEGVARSVFHHNGQDTTTWFSQEGDVTFGMDSLYYKQPSIESIETLTDCQIYVIHIDKLNALYETYIDIANWGRILHQDVNKELSHMFVERLQLSPKERYEQFNRRYPGLINRVKLKYVAAFLGISIYTLSRVRAIK; encoded by the coding sequence ATGAAAAATATCGTTAGCAAAATCAGGCAAATTTATCCGGTTTCCGACGAAGCTCTTCAGGCATTACAGGAGAATATGCAGCTTCGTTATTATCCCAAAAACACTTATATCGTTCAATCGGGCGTAACAGACCGTTTGGTTTATTTTATAGAAGAAGGTGTTGCACGTTCCGTGTTTCATCATAATGGGCAGGACACTACTACCTGGTTCAGCCAGGAAGGTGACGTGACTTTCGGTATGGATTCGTTATACTACAAACAGCCGTCGATAGAGAGCATTGAAACTCTTACGGATTGCCAAATCTATGTTATCCATATAGATAAGCTGAACGCCCTTTATGAAACATATATTGATATAGCTAACTGGGGAAGAATCCTGCACCAGGATGTGAATAAGGAACTCAGCCATATGTTTGTGGAAAGGCTCCAGCTCTCGCCCAAGGAACGTTACGAACAGTTTAACCGACGCTATCCCGGACTGATAAATCGGGTAAAGTTGAAGTATGTAGCCGCTTTTCTGGGCATTTCCATTTATACGCTTAGCCGGGTACGTGCTATAAAATAG
- a CDS encoding glycosyltransferase: MKILQVITSMHIGGAEKLIIEITPLLQQKGHQVDVLLFDGVETAFKQNLLDNGICVYEFGKGNSVYNPLHILRLVPFLKKYDIVHTHNTAPQLFAAIGSVLCSVVLVTTEHNTSNRRRNWRWYRLVDRWMYNRYRTVICISDAAENNLKKYLEYYRTDITTVYNGVNIRNFMDAKPEFALKQQSDGKFIVVMVAGFRYQKDQDTLIKSFQYLPKDTYELWLVGDGERRQILEQLVEEKNLKDNVRFLGLRNDIPQILKTADIVVMSSHFEGLSLSSIEGMAVGRPFIASNVDGLREIVDGAGVLFSHGNAQQLAKEIKYLMENKSYYNQIAGQCMERAKKYDILNMVNGYERIYKSLIKII, from the coding sequence ATGAAGATACTTCAGGTTATAACTTCCATGCATATTGGAGGGGCGGAAAAATTGATAATAGAAATTACTCCCTTATTGCAACAGAAAGGTCACCAAGTAGATGTACTCTTGTTTGATGGGGTAGAAACTGCTTTTAAACAGAATTTGTTGGATAATGGAATATGTGTCTATGAATTTGGTAAAGGTAATTCGGTGTATAATCCATTGCATATATTAAGATTGGTTCCTTTTCTGAAGAAATATGATATTGTTCATACGCATAATACTGCACCGCAATTATTTGCAGCGATAGGAAGTGTGTTATGTTCGGTGGTGCTTGTCACCACCGAACATAACACCTCCAATCGCAGGCGCAATTGGAGATGGTATCGATTAGTAGACCGTTGGATGTATAATCGATATCGGACAGTTATCTGTATTTCTGATGCAGCGGAAAATAATTTGAAGAAGTATTTAGAATATTATCGCACTGATATAACAACTGTTTATAATGGAGTTAATATCCGTAATTTTATGGATGCAAAGCCAGAATTTGCTTTGAAACAACAATCTGACGGAAAGTTTATAGTAGTAATGGTGGCTGGATTTCGTTATCAAAAAGATCAAGATACTTTGATCAAATCTTTTCAATATTTGCCCAAAGATACATATGAATTATGGCTGGTGGGAGATGGAGAGCGAAGACAAATTTTGGAACAGTTGGTTGAAGAAAAGAATTTGAAAGATAATGTTCGTTTTTTAGGACTGAGAAACGACATTCCTCAAATTTTAAAAACGGCAGATATAGTTGTTATGTCTTCTCATTTTGAAGGTCTATCTTTATCTAGTATTGAAGGAATGGCTGTCGGAAGACCTTTTATAGCTAGTAATGTAGATGGGCTGAGAGAAATAGTAGATGGTGCTGGAGTTTTATTTTCACATGGAAATGCACAACAGTTGGCAAAAGAAATTAAATACTTGATGGAAAATAAGAGTTACTATAATCAAATAGCAGGGCAATGTATGGAACGAGCAAAAAAATATGATATACTCAATATGGTGAATGGGTATGAAAGGATTTATAAGAGTCTCATTAAAATAATATGA
- a CDS encoding glycosyltransferase family 2 protein has protein sequence METVTLTIFTPAYNRAHTIGRTYESLCRQTSRDFCWLIIDDGSTDNTCELVEGWIKENKISIRYIYQQNQGMHGAHNTAYRNMNTELNTCIDSDDYMPNDAVEKIVAFWRKYGSDEYAGIIGLDKADKGGIIGTSFPVDMKTVTLSDFYQLGGKGDKKLVYRTEVIRKYPEYPIFEGEKYVGLAYKYMLIDLDYKLLTMNEALVIVDYQNDGSSANMYKHYWHNPKGFSFFRKTEMRVTHSLKRKFVVCVHYVSSSIISKNRNFIKESPMPWMTILAIPFGYLLYRMIKRKVSLDK, from the coding sequence ATGGAAACGGTCACTTTAACAATATTTACTCCTGCTTATAATCGTGCACATACCATTGGGCGCACGTATGAAAGTTTGTGTAGACAGACGTCAAGGGATTTTTGTTGGTTGATAATTGATGATGGTTCAACAGATAATACCTGTGAATTGGTGGAAGGATGGATAAAAGAAAATAAAATATCTATCCGTTATATTTACCAACAGAATCAAGGTATGCATGGAGCACACAATACTGCATATCGAAATATGAATACTGAATTGAATACATGCATAGATTCGGATGATTATATGCCAAATGACGCAGTGGAAAAGATTGTTGCTTTTTGGAGGAAATATGGTTCGGATGAATATGCTGGGATTATAGGACTAGATAAGGCAGATAAGGGAGGAATTATCGGAACGAGTTTTCCCGTAGATATGAAAACGGTTACTCTTTCAGACTTTTATCAGTTGGGAGGAAAGGGGGATAAAAAGTTGGTATATCGTACGGAAGTGATAAGGAAGTACCCGGAATATCCGATTTTTGAGGGGGAAAAGTATGTCGGATTGGCTTACAAATACATGTTAATAGATTTAGACTATAAATTGTTGACAATGAATGAAGCTTTAGTTATAGTGGATTATCAAAATGATGGTTCTAGTGCTAACATGTATAAGCATTACTGGCATAATCCCAAAGGATTTTCTTTTTTCAGAAAAACTGAAATGCGGGTAACACATAGCTTAAAGAGAAAGTTTGTAGTATGTGTGCATTATGTATCTAGTTCTATAATTAGTAAAAATAGAAATTTTATAAAAGAAAGTCCAATGCCGTGGATGACTATATTGGCTATTCCATTTGGGTATTTATTATATAGAATGATAAAAAGAAAAGTAAGTTTAGATAAATGA
- a CDS encoding acyltransferase family protein: MSVRDTTILKGIAILFMLYLHLFNQIGNVDLCVTHLSVGNTPLVYLFTRCTNPVAFFLLLSGYGLYASYKLGKRDSMRRIGKLYVHYWLTLLIFVPLGWWIHGSEVYPGSWKQILENVSGWYTGYNGEIWFLFPYMLLVLTSVQLFRWMDKVKLIPFFLLAGSLYFFTYVLVYFWGDSYLYTHQGGYILVLYFNLLFPFLLGGIMMKYNIINKCKIKKEVALALIVLLMLMRMCIATSFFHVFFAAIFIILFMSLGRGKWLDCFLYEMGRRSTSMWFVHTYFCYYLFHDFIYNFKNPLLIFTVLLVCSYISALVIDYLNNKIQKLINFKS; this comes from the coding sequence ATGTCTGTTCGTGATACAACTATTTTGAAAGGTATTGCTATTTTATTTATGCTTTACCTGCATTTATTTAATCAAATAGGCAATGTGGATTTGTGTGTTACCCATTTATCTGTAGGAAATACTCCTTTAGTCTATTTGTTTACCCGTTGCACTAATCCAGTCGCTTTTTTCTTATTGTTGAGTGGCTACGGACTCTATGCATCATATAAATTAGGGAAACGTGATTCTATGAGAAGAATAGGGAAGTTGTATGTACATTATTGGCTTACTTTGCTCATTTTCGTTCCTTTGGGTTGGTGGATACATGGAAGCGAGGTGTACCCAGGTAGTTGGAAACAAATTTTAGAGAATGTATCAGGATGGTATACTGGGTATAATGGGGAGATTTGGTTTCTTTTTCCTTATATGTTGTTGGTATTGACTTCTGTTCAATTATTTCGTTGGATGGATAAAGTGAAATTGATTCCATTCTTTTTATTGGCAGGAAGTCTTTACTTTTTTACCTATGTATTGGTCTATTTTTGGGGGGATTCTTATTTGTACACACATCAAGGGGGCTATATATTGGTGCTTTATTTCAATCTTCTTTTTCCTTTTTTGTTAGGTGGAATAATGATGAAATATAATATTATCAACAAATGTAAAATAAAAAAAGAGGTGGCATTGGCTCTCATTGTATTGCTCATGTTGATGCGCATGTGCATTGCGACTAGTTTTTTCCATGTATTTTTTGCAGCTATCTTTATCATATTATTTATGAGCCTAGGTAGAGGTAAATGGTTGGATTGCTTTTTGTATGAAATGGGAAGGCGGTCAACGAGTATGTGGTTTGTACATACTTATTTCTGTTATTATTTATTTCATGATTTCATTTATAATTTTAAAAATCCGTTACTCATTTTTACAGTCTTATTGGTTTGTAGTTATATTTCCGCTCTTGTAATTGATTATTTAAATAATAAAATTCAGAAACTTATAAATTTCAAATCTTAG
- a CDS encoding acyltransferase family protein — MSNVSSSAFADTKAHYDLLDGLRGVAALMVIWYHIFEGYAFAEVSNSAGSGMIETFNHGYLAVDFFFILSGFVIGYAYDDRWGKSMTMKNFFKRRLIRLHPMVIMGAVLGAVTFYLQGCVQWDGTHVAISMVMLSLLCTIFFIPAMPGVGYEVRGNGEMFPLNGPCWSLFFEYIGNILYALFIRRLSNKALTVLVVLLGIALALFAVFNVSGYGSIGVGWTLDGVNFLGGSLRMLFPFSLGMLLSRNFKPVKLKGAFWICAIVLIALFSVPYLEGAEPLCVNGAYEAFCVIIAFPILVWLGASGTTTDKKSTAICKFLGDISYPIYVIHYPLMYLFYAWLIKNKLYTLGETWQVALCVYALSIVLAYLCLKFYDEPVRKYLAKRFLHKKQ, encoded by the coding sequence ATGTCGAACGTTTCTTCTTCAGCTTTTGCAGACACTAAAGCACATTATGATCTTCTTGACGGACTTCGTGGCGTGGCAGCCCTCATGGTTATATGGTATCATATATTTGAAGGCTATGCTTTTGCGGAAGTCAGTAATTCCGCTGGTAGTGGTATGATTGAGACTTTCAATCACGGATATTTGGCCGTCGATTTTTTCTTTATCCTTTCAGGTTTTGTTATCGGTTATGCTTATGATGACCGTTGGGGTAAGAGTATGACAATGAAAAATTTCTTCAAACGCCGTTTGATACGTCTTCATCCTATGGTAATCATGGGGGCTGTTCTGGGTGCTGTCACATTTTATCTTCAGGGATGTGTGCAATGGGATGGAACACACGTTGCCATATCAATGGTTATGCTGTCTCTTCTCTGCACGATATTCTTTATTCCTGCGATGCCGGGTGTAGGTTATGAAGTCCGTGGAAATGGTGAAATGTTCCCGTTGAACGGGCCTTGCTGGTCATTGTTCTTTGAATATATAGGTAATATCCTTTATGCCCTGTTTATCCGTCGCTTGTCGAACAAGGCGTTGACGGTACTTGTAGTCTTGTTGGGAATTGCGTTGGCATTATTCGCAGTCTTCAATGTTTCAGGTTATGGGAGTATCGGAGTGGGATGGACATTGGACGGCGTGAACTTCTTAGGCGGCTCATTGCGGATGCTTTTCCCTTTCTCTTTGGGTATGCTGTTGTCGCGTAACTTCAAACCCGTTAAGCTGAAAGGTGCATTCTGGATATGCGCCATTGTCTTGATTGCTTTGTTTTCAGTACCTTATCTGGAAGGTGCAGAGCCACTTTGCGTAAATGGTGCTTATGAAGCATTTTGTGTTATCATAGCTTTCCCTATTCTTGTTTGGCTGGGAGCGTCGGGAACCACTACAGATAAGAAGTCGACCGCGATATGTAAGTTCCTGGGAGATATATCTTATCCGATTTATGTGATTCATTATCCGCTTATGTATTTGTTCTATGCATGGTTGATTAAAAATAAGCTTTACACTTTGGGAGAAACCTGGCAAGTAGCTTTGTGTGTTTATGCATTGAGTATTGTGTTGGCTTATCTGTGCCTGAAGTTTTATGATGAGCCCGTACGAAAATATCTGGCTAAACGCTTTCTGCATAAAAAGCAGTAA
- a CDS encoding PepSY-like domain-containing protein: MWRFKFGAWAVVLLVTALSFGACSDDDDDPALVPPSNITEALKQLYPAAQNIEWEMKGDYYVADCWVTDDELDVWFDANANWVMTENELESIDQLVPAVYTAFQNSEYNTWVVTDVYVLTFPLNSTESVIQVKQGSQRYSLYFSQEGGLLHKKDISNGDDTNWPPTE, encoded by the coding sequence ATGTGGAGATTTAAGTTTGGCGCGTGGGCGGTAGTGTTGCTGGTGACCGCCCTTTCGTTCGGCGCATGTAGTGACGATGACGACGACCCTGCTTTGGTGCCGCCCAGTAACATTACCGAGGCTTTGAAGCAACTGTATCCAGCTGCTCAAAATATAGAATGGGAAATGAAAGGAGATTATTATGTGGCCGACTGCTGGGTGACCGATGATGAGCTGGATGTCTGGTTTGACGCCAATGCGAATTGGGTGATGACGGAAAATGAACTGGAAAGCATTGACCAGTTAGTGCCTGCTGTTTATACGGCTTTTCAGAATTCAGAATATAATACGTGGGTAGTGACGGATGTCTATGTATTGACGTTTCCACTGAATTCGACGGAATCTGTTATTCAGGTGAAACAAGGCAGCCAGCGTTATTCGCTTTATTTTTCACAGGAAGGCGGATTGTTGCATAAGAAAGATATCAGTAACGGAGATGATACGAATTGGCCGCCGACTGAATAG